Proteins from a single region of Amblyomma americanum isolate KBUSLIRL-KWMA chromosome 10, ASM5285725v1, whole genome shotgun sequence:
- the APP-BP1 gene encoding nedd8-activating enzyme E1 regulatory subunit APP-BP1: MKPQAAESEKSKKYDRQIRLWGEHGQAALESAHVCLINATATGTEALKSVILPGVGAFTIVDGNTVAAQDVGSNFFLNLASVGKSRAQAATQLLMELNPDVQGDFVDETPENLLEHNPEFFSNFTVVIATALQEKTLLTLAATLWDAGVPLVVCRSYGLIGYIRLQVGEHPVMETHPDNVLDDLRLDRPFPALRAFVDSINMETLTDKEHSHTPYVVILLKALDEWRQQNDSQTLPKDSREKDALKDLIKKKMRVKENSASEPEENFEEAVKAVNRSLNATAVPREVKELFEDEACLTITPESKPFWVMMRALKDFVENEGNGCLPVRGTLPDMTSDTDRYVKLQNVYRTEADKDAKLVYRRVQQLLYTIGKPEDFITEADVKLLCKNAHGVRLVRGRSLAAEYDAKEAQVHTILTSLDSPDSEMIFYVLFRAVDRFYSQYNCYPGYFDDQLETDISKLKASLGQVLQEWGSGPVARDDYVHEMCRYGAAELHAVAAFVGACAAHEVIKLATGQYVPLNNTFIYNAITAASETFLL; the protein is encoded by the coding sequence ATGAAACCGCAAGCGGCCGAGTCCGAAAAGAGCAAAAAGTACGACAGGCAGATACGGCTGTGGGGCGAGCATGGACAAGCCGCCCTGGAGTCCGCTCACGTGTGCCTCATCAATGCCACGGCCACTGGGACCGAAGCCCTGAAAAGCGTCATACTGCCAGGCGTCGGCGCCTTCACGATTGTTGACGGGAACACGGTTGCCGCTCAGGACGTGGGCAGCAATTTCTTCTTGAATTTAGCCAGCGTCGGCAAGTCGCGAGCGCAGGCCGCTACTCAACTTTTGATGGAACTGAATCCTGACGTCCAAGGAGACTTCGTGGATGAGACGCCGGAGAACTTGCTCGAGCATAACCCGGAATTCTTCTCGAACTTCACGGTTGTCATCGCAACGGCACTGCAAGAGAAGACGCTGCTGACACTCGCTGCAACGTTGTGGGACGCAGGAGTTCCGCTCGTTGTATGTCGTTCTTACGGGCTTATCGGCTACATACGGCTTCAAGTTGGCGAGCACCCAGTGATGGAGACGCACCCGGACAACGTCCTAGACGATCTCCGCCTGGACAGGCCGTTTCCTGCGCTGCGGGCTTTTGTCGACTCTATTAATATGGAAACACTCACTGACAAAGAGCACAGTCACACTCCATACGTGGTCATTCTTCTCAAAGCACTTGACGAGTGGCGACAACAGAATGATTCGCAGACTCTTCCCAAGGATAGCCGAGAAAAAGATGCATTGAaagatttgattaaaaaaaagaTGAGGGTGAAAGAAAATAGTGCAAGTGAGCCAGAGGAAAACTTTGAGGAGGCAGTGAAAGCAGTAAAcaggtctcttaacgctacagcGGTGCCTCGCGAGGTGAAGGAGCTGTTTGAAGATGAAGCTTGCCTTACAATTACTCCCGAGAGCAAGCCATTCTGGGTTATGATGCGTGCTTTGAAAGATTTTGTTGAGAACGAAGGGAATGGTTGTTTGCCTGTACGAGGAACTCTTCCCGACATGACCTCGGACACTGATCGGTATGTGAAGCTGCAGAATGTATACCGCACTGAAGCTGATAAGGACGCTAAACTGGTGTACCGTAGAGTGCAGCAGCTTCTCTACACAATTGGCAAGCCTGAGGACTTCATTACGGAAGCTGACGTGAAGCTGCTGTGTAAGAATGCCCACGGCGTGCGCCTGGTTCGTGGTCGCTCCTTGGCAGCAGAGTATGATGCCAAGGAGGCCCAAGTCCATACCATTCTGACGAGCTTGGATTCTCCGGACAGTGAGATGATCTTCTACGTCTTGTTCAGGGCTGTCGACCGCTTCTATAGCCAGTACAACTGTTACCCGGGCTACTTTGATGACCAGCTTGAAACTGACATTAGCAAACTAAAGGCATCGCTGGGCCAAGTGCTTCAAGAATGGGGCTCTGGGCCAGTTGCCAGAGATGACTACGTCCATGAAATGTGCCGGTACGGTGCTGCTGAGCTTCATGCTGTGGCAGCATTTGTCGGTGCCTGTGCAGCTCACGAAGTGATCAAATTGGCAACGGGGCAGTATGTGCCACTGAACAACACTTTCATTTACAATGCCATAACAGCTGCTTCAGAGACATTTCTTTTGTAA